The nucleotide sequence taatacgttccatgtttcccatcttcgcaagtgtcttgtggatgactcgacttgggtgccattggatgagattactttgaataacaagttagagtatgcggaagaaccggttgcaatccttgatgaaaaggttaagatgttgcggaacaaggaagttagaaccttcaaagtgcaatggcgacatcgaaagggttccgagtttacatgggaatccgaagagtttgttttggcttatcttccggcttgtcatgcggcttggatcgcgaggacgcgctccgatctaagtgggggagagttgtaacaccccgcttttccgtacacgcttaaagggtcgtgcgagacttaaggttggAGTTTAGGCGTGTATTAGAGTGAGCGTTTGGGTTGTATAGTTGTGGAAACCTCGGAATTGTGTTAACTAGTCGAAGGGGCCTGTTGCAGcccaatgtcgcgccgcgacaagtgggtccgcgccgcggcccacaaagCAACTCCAGATCAGAAATCAACTTAAACAGGATGATTTTCCTAGtgcatcgtcgcgccgcgacgagtagtgccgcgccgcggcagaccTGCAGGTCAGGTCCcggattttatttaaattaaaggattttgaggggcaaaatagtaaatggacgtatagatcagatgggtgcattaaatctggtccactagttcatttattcattttcctttttcattttctttcaatttctctcccaaaactctaacacccatttggattcaaggTGAGATTGGGAgaggaaggattgagggttgatctttggagcaagtgttaaagttgttccttgtgactctagctacgtggtgatagtctcggtaagttctaactctaagtttcgagttttaattgattatggctagggttttggttaatagaagcttgtatgacccatttgggagtaaaatgggtgaatttgggttaggttgttgtaatgaaaccctaatggccataacctagggttttggtcttgtaattgtgagtttgaaagtgttaatgatattgtaagcattaaacacttgttagaattgaaagagatgtcatttgggtcaagaatgtgctagttgacctagtttgggtaaaatgggtgtaaattaccctaggtggatgtcaattgaggctagtagacttcaatgcactaatgttggtaattaaagtcgagtcttggccattaagagggcggttgtggtgtggttgggtcatttaatgcgaaattgagtcattaaatgcccaagtaaatgtaatgtggttaattccactagtttatgtattgaattggtacttaatgtattaggtacttggctttgaagtttggaagcgattattcatcatccttgcgtcaaggtgagtggaataattatgcgtgaacgtatataatgtatttatttgtgtggtgtgaatgtggaagtgtcgcggtgttcaagacaccacattctaggtaacgagtagtattgtcgcggtgtttaagacactactcattgtgtgattgacttgtggtattgtcgcggtgtttaagacaccacaaggtcatgagagtggaagtgtcgcggtgttcaagacaccactcattgtattgaacgaagtgtggattcgtcgcggtgtttaagacgccacattgttgtaagggtgagttagtcgcggtgtttaagacatcacccgggggactagtgattacgcggtgtataagtaacactagtggatgttatgaactccaacggacttacatgtaccgttctcttgtaaacttggttaaccatggttgtgcgaattgtgcttagcatattatattgtgaactatatgctattagtgttgctagcttaatgtggaacgtgggtagtagtttatgcatgatcgattgcatgttgttgaattgctagcttgtatgtggtattgtgtaattgtatgcaagtaagtagattatatatgatcatgtataattattgcattcactaagcgttagcttacccctcgcgttgtttatctttttagttgcaggtgaggataaagggaaggggattgttggACACTAGATGTCTTTgacgatgtgcttgtaggagctttttgaagttgaccaccttttgggtagtttagtcccaaaccatgctcgttgggtcgtttggtttataaactatcattgtattcggtcaaacttgtattaaattaattaatggcctttgtgccttttgtaaacattggaaatggttgtacgttttaatggaacttgtgatttggtctacatatttaattggcgcataaatgtgtatatatatataaaaaaaaaatttatcgtacggagtacgggttgggttgtttcacgcaatatcatgacgttctcaaaacaaacacttgttgcaacatcatcaaatcatgccgaagtgattgcattacatgaagctactcgggaatgattttagttaagatcaatgatacaaatcattattgattcttgtggactagaactctataaaagcgtaacaactatctatgaagataatacagcttacataatacaaatgaaagaagagtatcaaaaatgacagaacaaaacataaatgctgacgaggcgctaaagctataaacggtcttaacggtcataagtttgatggaaaagaatggtatattggtaaggctcagaaaaagactgaaagggaataggaactgaaacaacggtttgaacaaaccatgaaggagactgtagacaaatcacgagggccaaacttgtacataaaagatttagatgatacagtttcagatgaaaacctcagatttttctcatatactcaagatatcgtaaaagacaaccagattaaaatgagatacgttcaatcaacaactctgctgatctttataccaaagcactgctaactgctattttcagaacacacgttcataatattggcatgaggcatgttcagaagatgtaacaactcaggcgttgcctacttgagggggagtcaactttatgctgcactctttttcccttagctaaagttttatcccaatgagttttctttagcaaggtttttaacgaggcagtactagttattctctaataaaattgtcatccaagggggagtgttataaaatatctagattgtgttataaaatatctagattggatgttaattttattattattatatttcttgcatagtaatattttatactataaatagacatgtatggtaaccatttaaggtgtaccatttctcttgaaatatcaatatcaatatttcttctctccttcttctctctttttctctctttgttcttataaccattaaaggtagttataaacctactgaattataacacaatcAACTATTTTAggttaaaaaaattattaataatgtTTTGCACAAGTAAATTGTTAAATACTATTTGCACTTAACCACTCAACGAATTTTTTACAAATAAATTATTCAaatttatgtactaccatattttcaAATTTATACTACATTAcgagctaacaataaaaatgtccaAATTCAAGTTTATGAACAAGTATTAAGATCCCATGATGATTGTATTTTGCTTAATATAAAGCTTTATAATATTCGTAAACATCACAATTATACATGTAACTATTCTTTAATTGATTGTCATACGGGCTCATATATAACAACAACATAAATATTGAGAGACTATCCTAACACAAGCTAATACCCTCAATTGATTCTTTGGTAATGTTACTTGAAGTTGATAAATTAGCGAGTTTATTAGAATTTGTAAAATTTAAATTATGGTAAAGTTTAAGTTTAGTGCATAATACATTTTTCATTCTTTTTACCTAATATTATTATGCATGACAAATTATAAGTCTGGTATTATATTTGCATTTTTTAATctcatatattacatatatcaagTCTAGCAATCTAAATAACTGTTATAATATAAATATGATTTTGTTACAATATTAAAAAATTTGTagatgttaagttattaacaacgCCTAAAACCACTTTTATAATTTTCAACATCACGGGTTCTTAAACTCAAAtgaacttttaaaatttgttaacactACGAACTTTTAAACTCaaaaaacttttaaaatttattaacactacgggctcttaaactaaaaagaataattgtttgaaaaaattaattaattttacaCGATTATTTTActcaccgtgcaacgcacgggctctaaaacctagtatatatatatataaaaaataataataaaaaaaggagttgaagttatattattattttaaggatGATTAAGGGTATTATATGTAACTAAATGTAtatggatcaaaaagttatgcgtTAGTATCACCTAAAAAAATACCGAGTAAAAGGAAAACCAGCCACCGTTTTTGTGAAACAGAGGGCGCCACCGTTTTTAAACAGTGTCCGGTGACGTTTGAGTTTTCACTTCACCAACTATAGTAATAAaaaattaatttaacttcgttccgTCGCCGGAGACAAATAATTCACTTCCTAAATCCCATCTCTGATCGCATTTTGTTACCAATCTAACTACTACGATGAACACACCTACAAACCCATCTCTAATCGACCTAGACAAGGCAGCACTTTCAAAAACTGTCCAGGAAATGGCCGTCGACGGCGACCAACCACCGTCAACTTACATCGTTAAAGAATTCAAATTCGGTCCTCTCGAAACTTCACTTCCATCAGCTCCGATTCCCATTATTGACATGAGCTGCTTTTTGTCCACGTCATCCATGGAGGTACAAGAAATTGAGATAGCTAAACTTAGATCGGCTCTTACTACTTGGGGCTGCTTTCAGGCTGTGAATCATGGGATTTCAACGTCGTTTATTGAAATTGTACGTCAAGTAGTTGCCGGGTTTTTTCAACTACCGAAAGAGGAGAAATTGAAGAACTCTAGGATGCCTGGATGTGGTGAGGGTTATGGAACAGATACTGTTGTGTCTGATAAACAAGTTCTTGATTGGAGCGATCGCCTTGTCATCGATATCTTTCCGGAAAGCAGAAGAAACCCAAAGCATTGGCCCAAGAATCCGTCGAATTTCAGGTAAAGTGCATCATCATGTTTTATGGAGTACTTCAATACTTTCTTTTATTGCATGTCAAAAGTTATACAGAGTACGccgtatatattttatatttaatatttttacaaggtAACCGGTTGTCAAGTTGGGTGACTAGGTCTAGGCGGGACCCGTGCAGGTCAAGTTCCAGTTGTGGGTGGGGCTGTGTCCGAATCAGGGCGGGTCGGGGTTTCGGTCTCGTACGGGTCGAGGTCCGGGTTCTGGTTGAGGAGGGTCGGAGTCCCAATTAGGGCGGGGCGGAGTCCCAATTGGGGCGGGGCGGAGTCCCCTGTTAGGTCTCGGTCTGAGTCCCAATTGGGGTGGGTTGGGGTCCCTAGTTGGGTCGGGGTCTCGATTGGGGCGTGTGAGGATTTCAGTTCCGTTCGGGTCGAGGTCCGCGTCCTCAATTGGGTCTGGGTCTCAGGCGTGGTGGATCTTGGGGTTTCGGCCGCGGCTGGTCGGAATCCCAATTGGGGCGGGTTGGGGTCAGTGTGCTGATCTACAAATTGTAGTCACGTGGTGTCATTAGTTAAAAGCTTCAAAAAATTTATATTATCAAAtggtgttacaaaaaaaaaaaaaaattacgttaTCACTAGATAAAAACTCAAAAAAATTTCTACTCCACCACGTAATGTAGCGATAGCACGTGCTACCAATGGGCTTATACTAGATCCGCCCCTTGATTGGGGTCCCAGTCGTATCGTGGTGGGTGAGTGTCCCAAGTCCCTATCCCAGTCTAACAGTATTTTCTGTtacctttttcaacctttttccgtgTACACCTTAtatgcatatatttatatttatatttatatttatatataaatactaaatcaCACAAGTGTAAGTACACTTGAATATATCACCTTCCTGTATAAATAACACACATACTTTAAAGTTAAAACCCAAAGTTGTGAATCAGTCAATTTTAAAATTACCTTGTATAAAAAGCATAACTAGTTAAGATATATGAACACTTGTACAATTTCATTAAAAATTCCTGAGAAGAGTTGTCTCGATGAAGTGAGACCGTAGAGGAGTATGGATCAAAGATACGTTTTGTGATGGCGACTATACTTAAGGCGATAGCCAAGACGCTGAATTTAGAGGAGGATTGTTTCTCGCAAGTGTTAACAGAAGACGGGGCTCTTTTGCAAGGTCGGTTTATTTACTATCCACCATGTCCTATGCCCGATCAAGTGTACGGTCTAAAACCTCATACGGATCGATCAGGCATGACAGTACTTCTACAAGATACAGATGTCCAAAGCCTTCAAGTATTAAACAATGATAAATGGTTCATGGTACCTCTTATTCGTGACGCTCTGTTTGTTAATCTCGGTGACCAAATGCAGGTAGGTGTAATTAAGcgcgtttttcttttcttttctatacaacaaaaaaaaaaaacaaaaatgttCTTGGCTAATACTTTTTAGTAAATGCAGATAATGAGTAATGGGATCTATAAGAGCCCTTTGCATAGGGTGGTGACGAACCCCGATAAAGGGAAAATATCGATAGCGCTGTTGAACGAGCCCAATCCAAACAGAGAGATCGGGCCAGTGGAAGCCCTGATCAATGAGGAGAGGCCTAGACTGTACAAGAACCTCAAGAATTATGGGTTCATCAATTACCAAAGTTTCCAGAAAGGCGTTGTTGCAATTGATTCTGTGAAAGTCTAATGTTTTCTAAGTTGTTTATGTTTATGGTGTAGATGCTTGGACTAAGGGATTTGAATTTAGAATGAACTGCATATAATAaacatgcttatgaacttggcttcAATGTAAATAATTGGGTCGGTTTGCTTTAGTTGGTTTTTGTCCAATTTTATTTGTAGCTGTCATTTTAAGTGTTCTATATCAGTTAAATTCGGTACAATCTGTAGTCGCCTAAAATCCTACGCTATGTGACGTTACTTTCAAGTTTCAACTAATGATAGACCGTATGGATTCTTcaattaaatttataattaaatttagtgATGTACTAgtttgaataataatataataatacttgtaaaaggaAAATTCAAACTAGTGTGGTAACGAAACTGCACTGGCTAACATCCAGAGAGGCCTCTGGGGAGTAGTTTTGACAGTTAACAATATTTCGTGAATCGCAAGCACCAAGTAAAGCTTCCATATAGCAACACATGAAGGTTAGACTTAGTATCATAACGGTTAAGATAACAATGACAAATCGCTACATGAGGAAAAGTATTAGAACAGCACattttggaggtgttgacgaaatAGActacttcatcatcattatcatatcaaAATCCCATAAAGAAAAATGAAGTTGCTAATCAAGTgccgaaacaaaaaaaaaaaaataagacatCCCCACAAATTTTAAAGCAGTGACAACATACGCTAAATGACTCGGAAAATAAACAAAGACATGATGCATGTGAATAATGTGATATAACTAAGCAGATGAAATGATGTGGCTACTACCATCCCAAGCCCATAATCTTGTTTTCGGATGAATCTATCTATAAATACTTGAACAGAATGCCTCCATGGGTGGCAAAGAACGGAGCAAACACCAATGATTCAACGGCCATTAGCTTAATCAGAATGTTTAGTGATGGCCCAGATGTATCTTTTAAAGGGTCCCCAACTGTGTCACCAATCACAGCCGCTTTGTGAGCGTCCGACCCTTTTGGTCCCAGCGCCCTTGCCGCCTCAGAAGCCCCAGCCTAAAATTACAAAAAATGAATGAATGTGAGACATGCTTAATCATTAACACAACAATAAAGTCATATAAGAAAAGTAAGTGAATAGGAAATTGTTCAAACAAGTCAAACTGGTCAAAATTATACCTCACAGATATTACTAGTAGTCTAGTACTGAAATAGTACAGATTATTTGACATGAAATTAAAAGGACTTTCTAAGTAAAGGCTGTTGTTAATTTCATAAAAAACAATATCTGATTAGCCCATAtcaatcattaaaaaaaaaaaaaacactaagagAAAAGGTCTTTGTGGCAGAAAGACATTGTAAAGTGAcggtgattgaattgtacaatacaTTTTCACGTCTTAACATAAATGTTATGACAAAAGTGTATGTCAACTTAACCCGAAGGACCATTTTGACCCAATACCAAACTATTTCTTACCTCGATGTATTTCTTGGCGTTGTCCCAAGCACCTCCAGTGTTTGAAGCAGAAATAGCAATCTGCATCAAATAAAATAGTTAAAAACTTGgtcatattaaaaattaaaaaccaaCTAAAAAAGAAAGATGAATATAACAACTACCTGTACACCAGAGATGAGGGACCCAGCAAGGACACCGGAAAGTGTTTCGACACCGAATAAAATCCCAACAATAAGTGGAGTTAACATAACAAGACAACCAGGTGGGATCATCTCTTTAATGGATGCATCAGTTGAGATTTTAACACAGGTGGCGTAATCGGGTTTACCGGTACCTTCCATTAGACCTGGAATGGTGTTGAATTGTCTACGGACTTCTTCAACCATTGCTAGTGCGGCGGTCCCCACACTCTTCATTGTCATGGCTGAAAACCAGTATGGAAGCATGGCCCCCACTAACAAACCAATGAAAACTTTCGGGGTCAAAACGTTTACGGTTGTAATCTCGGCCCTGCTTACAAACGCACCGAAAAGAGCCAAGGATACGAGAGCTGCAGAACCTATAGCAAAACCCTAATACAGACAAAAAAACAAAAATCAAAATCGGGTTGAAAGGTAAATCAGAACCGTTAAAGTCAAAACCAACTACTCTCTGTTAATCGGGTCACAAATAATTTAAGTAGCTAATCCATCAACCTCTTGCCACGTGTGTCACTGAACTATCATTTGACGACCCAACCCGTTTAGACCCGACTAAAAAACTGACCCGTCTGGCCCATAACCCGTTTTGACCCAACTATACCCGTTTGCTAGGTATATTGATGTGCAACTGTGTAAGTCCACAAATAACTGTTGGCAAAGGGACTTGATGAAACTAAATGACAACTCAGTGACTTGCATAATATAGTGGATTGGACACTGATATTAGTAACGAAATGACACTTGTTTGCTAAGCAAGTTATTTATGGCTTGGACCCCTTTAAAAGTTCTGACCCGTTTTGACACAACTCaacccgtttgccaggtatattGATGTGTAACTCTGTGTAAGTCCTTAGATTACTGTTGAAAAGTGACTTACATAACATAATAAAGTTGTGGATTGGACACTCATATAGTCATATTAGTAACAAAATGACACTTGTTTGCTTATACTATGCAAATGTAATAACAAAAGTGTCTTTTTAATGACCTTTGATGATCAAGTTATTTCTAAAAATGGAAAAAGTTAGTACCTTTCCAATAGCAGCAGTAGTGTTACCAGCAGCATCAAGAGCATCGGTTCGTTCCCTGATTCGGTGGCTCATACCAGCCATTTCGGCTATACCACCAGCATTATCACTGATGGGACCATATGCGTCAATGGCTAAACCAGTGGCTATGGTGCTCAGCATCCCAAGTGCAGCTACAGCAACACCATACATAGCAGCAAAGCTAAAACTAAcaaaaatactgattgctattGCAAAAATCGGGATGATAACTGATTGATATCCCAATGCAAGACCAAATATCACATTAGTAGCAGCTCCTGTACGGCAAGACTCCGCAACTTCTTTCACGGGGCTAAAAAAGAGTCAAATAAATTAATATTAGTCCATGCAAAATAATAAATAGACAAGTCAACTTATTAGTCTTTACATTTCTAGCAACTATCATAGAGtctaatagttcataaaaaaaaatcctttttgaaaaaaaaaatatatcttttATTGGATAAGCAGTAAAAAAAATTCTTTTATTGGATAAgcagtaaaaatatatttaattggATAAGcaataaaaaaaatcttttattGGATAACCAGTCAAAAGAAAATCTTTTATTTTAACTAAACAAATACAGCAAATGCATATACAATGAACTTGTACCTGTAAGCATTACTAGTGTAGTACTCTGTTATGAATCCAATAATAAGACCGGCCCACAAACCAACACTAACACACAAGAACAATTGCCTGCACCAAATTACCAGTGTGTAAACTTTCAAGGAATTTTTTCATAttctatattaaataaataaaaaatcaagAATATCATACCAGTTCTTAACTACTTTCTGGGTTCCAAAATCGAAGATGGTGAAGCTAGAAGGAAGAGCAATCCAACTAACAACTGCAATACCGATTGTCATCAGCACGGTTGAAATAATAAGTTGATTTTTCAAAGATGGCTCGATTTGGTCAACACGTTTGACTTCTAAGAAATCGGTGGCAAACAAGGTAGTGATTAAACACACGATTATTCCCACGGAGCTCACGATAAGTGGGTACATCATTGCGGTGAAATCGTGCGAGGTCCCGAATGAAGAAATCGAAGCAACAACGAGTGCAGCACATGATGACTCAGCATATGAGCCAAAAAGATCAGATCCCATACCAGCAATATCTCCAACATTGTCACCCACGTTGTCAGCAATAACCTGCAGCAGATTACAATTTCATTACTAAGTTAaccccaaaaacaaaagaaatggtAAGTTCATAATTACAAAAGTTTTCCtcaaatagtgtgtgtgtgtgcgcgcgtgtACACATAAAACTACTTCCTCCTTTCCAAAAATACTGTCCCGCTTTGACTTTTTAACGTCTTTCTTGTGCAACTTGgacttttaatatttttatttatgttatatgagATTAGTTATACCAATACCAATAAAAAACACATTTAAAAGTGAATCCATTCATATAATTTTAATCAAATATTATGTAGCAAAAATAAAAATATTGAAACTCAAAAAGTAGAAGGAAAGAATTTGAAAAGTCAAACGGGCAGTTATTATTATGCGAGGGATGGAGTATAACAAAAGTGACATTTTCAACCACTTAGGTCGGATTTAGGTTGTGTTTTATGTCAGGTGGGTCAAATCAAAGAATTAACTAACAGAGGAATGGGTTGAAAGTCATCCAATAAGGTTATTGTAAACCAATTTGCACCATTACCCAACCCTTCCATTTGCAGTATTATTCAGAAAGTAGATACAAGATTTAATTAAATAGGATAAGTTTTTTACAGCTGGATTCCTTGGGTCATCTTCCGGAATGTTCCTTTCGACCTTGCCAACAAGATCAGCACCAACATCAGCCGCCTTTGTATAAATACCGCCACCAACTCTACCAAAAAGTGCCATGGATGAACCACCAAGTCCATAACCAGTAATAGACTCAAAAAGACCTTCCCAATCATCACCATAGTAAAGCTtaaacaaattaataataatatacaatacaaaaagACCGTTTGCAGCTAAAAGGAACCCCATAACTGCACCAGATCTGAATGCAACAATAAACGCCTTTCCGACACCCTTTCTAGCCTCAAGGGTAGTTCTGGCATTTGCATATGTAGCAATTTTCATTCCAAGAAAACCAGAAATAACCGATGTAATAGCACCAAGCACAAATGCAACAGTGCTGAAGACAGCTGTCATTAGAGCCGGTTTGCACATTTTGGTGACATCATATGTGCATACTTTACTACTTGTGCTGAAACTTTCAACTGAGCCAAGGAATACAAAGATCAGAACAGCAAAAATCACCATGAAAACACCAACATATTGGTATTCAGTGAACAGGAAGGATGTTGCTCCTACAAAAATCAAAAGAAATTAATAAAGTTAATAAATTTCCACCCATGAAGATAAAATGTAACATGCTTACAGTTGTTTACGAATCCATGCAAGTAACTGTTGTTGTCACTTCATATAACAAACTTACTGTTTTTTACCATTTGATATAGAGTACACTTTGGATACTACGGTAAGACAGGTAAAGTATGTGACCATGAATGGTAAAAGTAGGTAACTATGTTGCATGTTAGGTCAGTAAAAATTGTACTAGTGTCACATTTTCATTCAGTCTGA is from Rutidosis leptorrhynchoides isolate AG116_Rl617_1_P2 chromosome 10, CSIRO_AGI_Rlap_v1, whole genome shotgun sequence and encodes:
- the LOC139873219 gene encoding pyrophosphate-energized vacuolar membrane proton pump-like; this encodes MGTTILSDLGTEIIIPICAIIGIVFSLFQWYLVSQVKLSPEKPSGDGKNGFNDSLIEEEEGVNDHTVVQKCAEIQNAISEGATSFLFTEYQYVGVFMVIFAVLIFVFLGSVESFSTSSKVCTYDVTKMCKPALMTAVFSTVAFVLGAITSVISGFLGMKIATYANARTTLEARKGVGKAFIVAFRSGAVMGFLLAANGLFVLYIIINLFKLYYGDDWEGLFESITGYGLGGSSMALFGRVGGGIYTKAADVGADLVGKVERNIPEDDPRNPAVIADNVGDNVGDIAGMGSDLFGSYAESSCAALVVASISSFGTSHDFTAMMYPLIVSSVGIIVCLITTLFATDFLEVKRVDQIEPSLKNQLIISTVLMTIGIAVVSWIALPSSFTIFDFGTQKVVKNWQLFLCVSVGLWAGLIIGFITEYYTSNAYSPVKEVAESCRTGAATNVIFGLALGYQSVIIPIFAIAISIFVSFSFAAMYGVAVAALGMLSTIATGLAIDAYGPISDNAGGIAEMAGMSHRIRERTDALDAAGNTTAAIGKGFAIGSAALVSLALFGAFVSRAEITTVNVLTPKVFIGLLVGAMLPYWFSAMTMKSVGTAALAMVEEVRRQFNTIPGLMEGTGKPDYATCVKISTDASIKEMIPPGCLVMLTPLIVGILFGVETLSGVLAGSLISGVQIAISASNTGGAWDNAKKYIEAGASEAARALGPKGSDAHKAAVIGDTVGDPLKDTSGPSLNILIKLMAVESLVFAPFFATHGGILFKYL
- the LOC139873294 gene encoding protein LATERAL BRANCHING OXIDOREDUCTASE 1-like, which translates into the protein MNTPTNPSLIDLDKAALSKTVQEMAVDGDQPPSTYIVKEFKFGPLETSLPSAPIPIIDMSCFLSTSSMEVQEIEIAKLRSALTTWGCFQAVNHGISTSFIEIVRQVVAGFFQLPKEEKLKNSRMPGCGEGYGTDTVVSDKQVLDWSDRLVIDIFPESRRNPKHWPKNPSNFSETVEEYGSKIRFVMATILKAIAKTLNLEEDCFSQVLTEDGALLQGRFIYYPPCPMPDQVYGLKPHTDRSGMTVLLQDTDVQSLQVLNNDKWFMVPLIRDALFVNLGDQMQIMSNGIYKSPLHRVVTNPDKGKISIALLNEPNPNREIGPVEALINEERPRLYKNLKNYGFINYQSFQKGVVAIDSVKV